A window of Candidatus Zixiibacteriota bacterium genomic DNA:
TGTGTGACTGGCGGCCTCAACTCGTCTTTTCTGCGATCCAGCATCCTCTATCACTCCTTTGACAGGGTTTAATGGCAACGGCTGTGCCAAGTTGCACGCGCACCTCTAACATATTCTTATACATTACCTTACGATACGGGGGCGAATGGCTTGAAAAACGTAATGAATAATATTCTTCTGCGGTGGAGAATATTGTACAAGGCGGACTAGCCCCGAATCGTATGCCGTTGTGCGACCCAGCCTGACGCGCCTCTCTTCCAGCGATCTCCCTCAGGCTTGCCTGTCAGGACGGATCTCGAATTTCTTCATGCGGTAGATAAGAATGTGCCGCGGGATCTTCAGATACGCCGCCGCCTTGGTCCGATTCCACCCGAACCTGTTGAGGGCATCGACAATCAGCCGCTTTTCGGCCTCGTAGAAAGTCAGGTGCGAACCAATGTCGGCACTAACAACCGATGCCTGCGCCGGCGAGCTCGCGGTCGCAAAGTCAGGCGGCAGGTCGTCGTGTGTCAGAATATCCGATGTCCGCAGTATGGCCATCCGCTCCATCAGGTTTTCGAGCTCCCGGATGTTTCCCGGCCAGGGGTGCTGACGAAGCTCGTTCATAAGATCTTCTGCGATGCTGATCTTCTCTCCGGGGGCGAATTTGTCGAGAAAGGTTTTGGCCAATAGGGCGATGTCTTCGCGGCGCTCCCTCAAGGGCGGCACATGGACCGGGATGACATTCAGCCGATAAAACAAATCCTCGCGGAAGCGGTTGTCGGCCACTCGTTCGCGCAGGTTGACATTGGTAGCGGCCAGCAGGCGCACGTCGATCTCCACCCGTTTCTCCGAACCGACCGGCTCGATTACCCGTTCCTGTATCGCCCGAAGCAACTTCGCCTGCAGCTCCATGCTGAGCTCGCTGATCTCGTCGAGTAGGAGCGTGCCACCATCGGCTTGTTCGAATTTCCCGACCTTATCTTTGACCGCACCGGTAAAAGCGCCCCGCACGTGGCCAAATAACTCGGACTCCAGCAACTCCCTGGGGATGGCCGCGCAGTTGACCGCCACAAACTCATTGCCGGCACGGTTGCTCTGGCGATGGATGTTCCGTGCGACCAGCTCCTTCCCGGTGCCGGACTCGCCGGTGATCAAAATTGTCGCGTCTGTCGGCGCTACCTTGTTGATCATCTCTACAAGGCGCTTGAAAGCCAGCGAAACTCCCACCATCGGACGCGGTCTACCCGCGCCGGTCAACTGCTCTTTGAGCAGTTTGTTCTCCGCCTCCAGCTGGCGGTATTTGACCGCTTTTTCGATAGCCATGAAAAGCTGGTCATCATCGAACGGCTTGGTCAGGTAATCGAATGCGCCCAGCTTTACCGCTTCCACCGCCTGAGAAACTGCTGCATAAGCAGTCATGAAGATGATTTCGAGATCGGGTTGGATCTTTCGGGCCTGCTTGAGCAGGTCCAGCCCGGTCAGCCGCGGCATTTTCATGTCGGAAAGCAGCAGATCGTAGCTGCTCTCTCTCAAAGCAATCAGCGCCTCTTCGCCGTCGGCGGCCGCCGTCACCTGGTACCCGCGCTGCTTGAGTTTGAACTGGATGACCTTCCGCAAGGCAGCGTCATCGTCGGCCAATAAAACCTTCACCGCTGGGCTCCCCTTTCAATCGTTGGAAGTACGATATTCACCCTCGTGCCCTTACCCGGTTTGCTCACCAGTTTTATCTGACCGTCGTGACGGTCAACTATTGTCTTCACGATCGGCAAGCCCAAACCGGTTCCGGCCGCCTTAGTCGTATAGAACGGATCGAACGCCTGTGCGACCTCTTCCGGGCCCATGCCGGCGCCGGTATCTGAGATGGAAAGG
This region includes:
- a CDS encoding sigma-54 dependent transcriptional regulator, which encodes MKVLLADDDAALRKVIQFKLKQRGYQVTAAADGEEALIALRESSYDLLLSDMKMPRLTGLDLLKQARKIQPDLEIIFMTAYAAVSQAVEAVKLGAFDYLTKPFDDDQLFMAIEKAVKYRQLEAENKLLKEQLTGAGRPRPMVGVSLAFKRLVEMINKVAPTDATILITGESGTGKELVARNIHRQSNRAGNEFVAVNCAAIPRELLESELFGHVRGAFTGAVKDKVGKFEQADGGTLLLDEISELSMELQAKLLRAIQERVIEPVGSEKRVEIDVRLLAATNVNLRERVADNRFREDLFYRLNVIPVHVPPLRERREDIALLAKTFLDKFAPGEKISIAEDLMNELRQHPWPGNIRELENLMERMAILRTSDILTHDDLPPDFATASSPAQASVVSADIGSHLTFYEAEKRLIVDALNRFGWNRTKAAAYLKIPRHILIYRMKKFEIRPDRQA